A genomic segment from Leptospira fainei serovar Hurstbridge str. BUT 6 encodes:
- a CDS encoding class I SAM-dependent methyltransferase, producing MIPGKKGKKDSDYIAYGANGQPFEKSYWKEIYGSGVDVDASFNAREHAKYVKSLMELMQIPVYSLADFGFGKALLLKEMVKAFQPGRIFGIDPSEEMIDAIGAQKWIRGYNLSFLHSTIQDMDPKYFVGAPFDLGICNSVVQYIEKGELKGVFGKLHSIVRYLYFTVPTKNDYTRMKKEIYFSDPFAHERSKVFYEKLIRPYFRRVAFNLLESRIVQNSQFSDEFFTDP from the coding sequence ATGATTCCCGGAAAGAAGGGAAAAAAAGACAGCGATTATATCGCATACGGAGCGAACGGCCAACCTTTCGAAAAATCCTATTGGAAGGAAATCTACGGATCGGGAGTGGACGTAGACGCTTCGTTTAATGCAAGAGAACATGCGAAGTACGTAAAATCCTTGATGGAGTTGATGCAAATTCCCGTTTATAGTTTAGCCGACTTCGGTTTCGGCAAAGCCTTGCTTCTTAAGGAGATGGTGAAGGCGTTTCAGCCGGGTCGAATTTTCGGAATAGATCCTTCGGAAGAGATGATCGACGCGATCGGGGCCCAAAAGTGGATTCGCGGTTATAATCTTTCCTTTTTACACAGCACTATTCAGGATATGGATCCTAAGTATTTTGTGGGAGCTCCCTTCGACTTGGGGATTTGCAATTCGGTCGTTCAATATATAGAGAAAGGCGAGCTGAAGGGAGTATTCGGGAAACTCCATTCGATCGTTCGATATCTGTATTTTACGGTGCCGACTAAGAACGATTATACGCGTATGAAAAAAGAAATCTATTTTTCCGATCCGTTTGCGCACGAACGGAGTAAGGTTTTTTACGAAAAATTGATTCGTCCGTATTTTAGACGAGTCGCGTTCAACCTTCTGGAAAGTAGGATCGTGCAGAATTCCCAGTTTAGCGACGAATTCTTTACCGATCCTTAA
- a CDS encoding helix-turn-helix domain-containing protein — protein MSPRIEYRYLGNKFQHCKAETVRALGELEWHHNTGEVIRVPRSPAGNWLRFRIVNLGKEPVSRVLSLYWLNVAEAELCSVDSQGNYEGLYSGNETLTLWGSRSLLPHFTINLQPQEDRTYYLFLQTNENINYPIRLLPEVDYQIQIRTRSTILIIACLSILLAVGYSIYCFAYSKKPLFLTLPIHLISIGITLYFLHGREFSSLFGNENNLFRHNYFLFLGITHFTFFLYLSSWANEEAASIQKSPIFWIACFAGIFYPLITLSDFWYEHRIWILILNYGLMFFCFSKSHASLFKFKSYYESAYVGIWSVFLIFSIFKTTFHFEFYPFNWISVYGIIFYFPVFSISSTLLSREIIHRWEIEKSAIKKSHLASIDVKACVEALLRLLKREKIYLTKALKEEDVAKIMGISVHQLSEIINTEFKTSFPALLNQYRVEEAKFLLVEFPSETTANIGDMAGFSSRSAFYLEFKKMTGSNPKMFRRRNLS, from the coding sequence TTGAGCCCGAGAATAGAATACAGATATTTAGGAAATAAATTCCAGCATTGTAAAGCTGAAACGGTGCGAGCGCTAGGAGAGCTGGAATGGCACCATAATACGGGGGAGGTCATCCGAGTTCCGAGAAGTCCTGCTGGCAACTGGCTCAGGTTCCGAATCGTAAATCTTGGAAAAGAGCCCGTTTCGAGGGTGCTCTCCTTGTACTGGCTGAACGTTGCGGAAGCCGAGCTTTGCTCCGTCGACTCGCAAGGGAATTATGAAGGATTATATTCCGGTAATGAGACTTTAACTTTATGGGGAAGCCGTTCCCTACTCCCGCATTTCACAATCAATCTTCAGCCGCAAGAGGACAGAACTTACTATCTCTTCCTTCAAACCAATGAGAATATCAACTACCCTATTCGATTATTGCCGGAAGTGGATTACCAAATACAAATTCGCACTCGATCGACCATCCTGATAATCGCATGCCTATCCATTCTATTGGCTGTCGGATACAGCATATATTGCTTTGCATATTCAAAAAAACCGCTATTTCTTACTCTGCCGATTCATCTGATTTCCATCGGAATCACATTATATTTTCTGCATGGTCGGGAATTCTCCTCCCTTTTCGGAAACGAGAACAATCTTTTCCGGCACAATTATTTTCTGTTTTTGGGAATCACTCATTTCACATTCTTTCTATATTTATCTTCCTGGGCAAACGAGGAGGCTGCATCGATTCAGAAATCGCCTATCTTCTGGATAGCCTGCTTTGCAGGAATATTCTATCCTTTAATAACTCTATCCGATTTTTGGTACGAGCACCGAATCTGGATTCTTATCCTTAATTACGGATTGATGTTTTTCTGTTTTTCCAAAAGTCACGCTTCTCTTTTTAAATTTAAAAGTTATTACGAATCCGCCTATGTCGGAATTTGGAGCGTATTTTTAATATTCAGTATTTTTAAAACCACTTTCCACTTCGAATTTTATCCTTTTAATTGGATTTCCGTTTACGGAATTATCTTTTATTTTCCCGTTTTCTCCATTAGCTCCACATTATTATCTCGAGAGATCATTCATCGCTGGGAAATCGAAAAATCCGCGATAAAGAAGTCGCATTTAGCGTCCATCGACGTAAAAGCCTGCGTCGAAGCTTTATTGCGGCTCTTAAAAAGAGAGAAGATTTATTTAACGAAGGCGCTTAAAGAAGAAGATGTGGCAAAAATCATGGGAATTTCCGTACATCAGCTTTCCGAAATAATCAATACAGAATTTAAAACCAGCTTTCCGGCACTTTTAAATCAATACCGAGTCGAGGAAGCTAAGTTTCTACTCGTGGAATTTCCAAGCGAAACTACTGCGAATATCGGCGATATGGCGGGATTTAGCTCCCGCTCAGCATTCTACCTCGAATTTAAGAAAATGACCGGAAGCAATCCGAAGATGTTTCGGAGACGCAACCTTAGTTAG
- a CDS encoding P-loop NTPase family protein, with protein sequence MRYTSSELKNLIQEAALGEKFPLAKLITELEKPDSFEFRKMLFQELEEQGFTEKKALTIGLTGTPGAGKSSLLGEFSTEFLKAFPERKMAIVAIDPSSHISGGSLLGDRTRLSLPPREKRLYFRSQPSQLELGGVNPYTYHVIRLLRCFFDFVFVETVGIGQNEIEVSKLADVSFLVLVPLGGDQIQFMKSGIMEVPNAFILNKCDEESLAMASYHTLTNTLEFLRDLTPGGALPPVFMTSVKTKRGIQELLQYIVSQTPGSKRDAETVMQVRKWIKNEFGNFGLQILTNVRFPVSGSFEQCEALALLEVRKKLKD encoded by the coding sequence GTGCGGTACACCTCTTCCGAGCTCAAAAATTTAATCCAGGAAGCCGCTTTAGGGGAGAAATTCCCCTTGGCGAAGTTGATTACGGAATTAGAAAAGCCAGATTCATTCGAATTTCGTAAAATGCTTTTTCAAGAATTGGAAGAGCAAGGCTTCACGGAAAAAAAAGCTCTGACCATCGGCTTAACCGGAACACCCGGCGCGGGAAAATCCTCCCTATTAGGAGAATTCTCGACCGAATTCCTGAAGGCGTTTCCCGAAAGGAAAATGGCGATCGTAGCCATAGATCCTTCGAGCCATATCAGCGGAGGGTCTCTCTTGGGAGATAGGACCCGTCTATCTCTGCCTCCGAGGGAAAAGAGACTTTACTTTCGATCGCAGCCGAGCCAATTAGAATTGGGCGGAGTCAATCCTTATACGTATCACGTTATTCGCCTTTTACGCTGCTTCTTCGATTTCGTTTTTGTGGAGACGGTAGGTATCGGACAAAATGAGATCGAGGTATCGAAGCTTGCCGACGTATCCTTTTTAGTCCTCGTCCCTTTAGGCGGGGACCAAATTCAGTTTATGAAAAGCGGAATCATGGAGGTTCCGAACGCCTTTATATTAAATAAATGCGACGAAGAATCCTTAGCGATGGCTAGTTATCATACGTTGACCAATACTCTCGAATTCTTGCGGGACCTTACTCCGGGTGGAGCCTTACCGCCGGTCTTTATGACCAGCGTTAAAACGAAACGAGGTATCCAAGAATTATTGCAATATATCGTATCCCAAACTCCCGGATCCAAAAGGGACGCCGAAACCGTAATGCAGGTCCGCAAATGGATAAAAAACGAGTTCGGAAATTTTGGCCTGCAAATCTTAACCAATGTTCGATTTCCGGTAAGCGGATCCTTCGAGCAGTGCGAAGCCTTAGCTTTACTGGAAGTACGTAAAAAATTAAAGGACTAA
- a CDS encoding protein meaA — MERKDHILYDKSGKPSKEPAWIFRTYAGHTNAKESNELFRENLSKGQTGLSIAFDLPTQCGYSSDHSIARPEIGKVGVPINTLEDFRILFDQIPIEEMNTSMTINGTSMWLLSLYVALAEERGEDVTKLQGTTQNDIIKEYLARGTYIFPPEHSIRIIVDMYEYCLKKIPKWNPSNICSYHLQEAGATPVQELAFALATAMAILDAIKDRNCFTHEEFEQCVGRISFFVNAGIRFIEEMCKMRAFTEMWDRITAKNYEVKSEKFRRFRYGVQVNSLGLTEEQPENNAWRILIEALGVTLSKDARCRALQLPAWNEALSLPRPWDQQWSLRLQQVLAYETDLLEYPDLFEGSKVVASKVQELIENATKEIEKIKEMGGAIKAIDNGYMKTQLVKSQAERLAKINNNELIIVGKNKWQEGTPSPLTNDSDGGVFKVDPKSAEQTLKVLADVKAKRDPKRVAESLARLEDDAKNGKNLMYASIECAKALVSTGEWSDVLRKVFGEYRPATGVEGQKLNLETDKVTRVRSKVEKFLKDTGARPKIVVGKPGLDGHSNGAEMIAVSAKHAGFDVIYSGIRLTPEDIVQSAVEENANVIGVSILSGSHVELARQIFEELKHYKADIPVVFGGIIPQSDFETLTKIGVKAIFTPKDYDLMDVMERIIDILSKAPVAA; from the coding sequence ATGGAAAGAAAAGATCACATCCTTTACGATAAAAGTGGGAAACCTAGCAAGGAGCCGGCTTGGATTTTCAGAACCTATGCCGGCCATACGAATGCGAAGGAATCCAACGAGCTCTTCCGCGAGAACCTTTCGAAAGGCCAAACCGGACTTTCCATCGCTTTCGATCTCCCGACCCAATGCGGTTATAGCTCTGATCACTCGATCGCGCGACCAGAAATCGGCAAAGTTGGAGTTCCCATCAACACTCTAGAAGATTTCCGAATCTTATTCGATCAAATTCCGATCGAAGAGATGAATACTTCGATGACAATCAACGGCACTTCGATGTGGCTATTATCTCTTTACGTAGCGTTGGCCGAGGAAAGGGGTGAAGATGTCACCAAACTTCAGGGAACAACGCAAAACGACATAATTAAAGAATACCTCGCAAGAGGAACTTACATTTTCCCACCCGAACATTCGATTCGGATTATCGTGGATATGTACGAATATTGCTTAAAGAAAATTCCCAAATGGAATCCTTCCAATATTTGTTCGTACCATTTGCAGGAGGCCGGAGCCACTCCGGTTCAAGAGCTCGCCTTTGCTCTCGCAACCGCTATGGCGATACTGGACGCAATCAAAGATAGAAATTGTTTTACTCACGAAGAGTTCGAGCAATGCGTCGGGCGAATTTCCTTTTTCGTAAACGCAGGGATCCGCTTTATCGAAGAAATGTGCAAAATGCGCGCCTTTACCGAAATGTGGGACCGGATCACCGCGAAGAATTACGAAGTGAAGAGCGAGAAATTCCGCCGTTTCCGTTACGGAGTGCAAGTGAACTCGTTGGGCTTAACGGAAGAGCAGCCGGAAAATAACGCTTGGAGAATTCTGATCGAAGCTCTGGGCGTAACACTTAGCAAAGACGCTCGTTGTCGCGCTCTTCAACTTCCCGCTTGGAACGAGGCACTCTCACTCCCCCGCCCTTGGGATCAGCAATGGTCGCTTCGTTTACAGCAAGTGCTCGCGTACGAAACCGATCTTTTAGAATATCCCGACTTGTTCGAAGGCTCGAAAGTCGTAGCAAGCAAAGTCCAGGAACTGATTGAAAATGCCACGAAAGAGATCGAAAAGATCAAAGAAATGGGCGGCGCAATCAAAGCAATCGATAACGGGTATATGAAAACGCAGCTCGTGAAATCTCAGGCGGAGAGATTAGCTAAGATTAATAATAACGAACTCATCATCGTCGGAAAAAACAAATGGCAAGAGGGAACTCCTTCACCTCTGACGAACGATTCCGATGGAGGAGTATTCAAAGTAGATCCAAAATCGGCCGAGCAAACTCTCAAAGTACTGGCGGACGTAAAAGCGAAACGCGATCCTAAGAGAGTCGCGGAATCCTTGGCAAGATTGGAAGACGACGCAAAGAACGGCAAAAACCTAATGTATGCGTCGATCGAGTGTGCAAAAGCCTTGGTCTCCACCGGAGAATGGTCCGACGTTTTACGGAAAGTGTTCGGAGAATACCGACCGGCCACCGGAGTCGAAGGACAGAAATTAAATTTGGAAACGGATAAGGTGACGCGTGTCCGTTCCAAAGTGGAAAAGTTTCTGAAAGATACCGGCGCCCGCCCGAAAATAGTCGTCGGTAAACCGGGATTAGACGGACATTCCAACGGCGCAGAAATGATTGCCGTTTCTGCGAAGCATGCCGGATTCGACGTTATTTATTCCGGAATCCGTCTGACTCCCGAAGATATCGTTCAATCGGCAGTGGAAGAAAACGCGAATGTTATCGGTGTCTCCATACTTTCAGGATCTCACGTAGAGTTGGCTCGACAGATCTTCGAAGAATTAAAGCATTACAAAGCGGATATTCCCGTCGTCTTCGGCGGAATCATCCCACAGTCCGATTTTGAAACGCTTACCAAAATCGGAGTCAAAGCGATTTTTACGCCGAAAGATTACGATCTAATGGACGTTATGGAACGTATCATCGATATTCTTTCTAAGGCTCCCGTCGCCGCCTAA